ttttatgttttgttgagtccaagtgtgtgaaaatattggatccgaaacataataatgataaaattggatggtttacaTCCAAActttattggtctcactatgaattttaaaatattggactcgactacgtctcgtcctatattttaaaactcaaagcTTGACCaatatatgggctcaatcgatccaatattatatcagtaTTGAAACCATCTTAAGCGAATGATTAAGCTCTCTTCTTTTTTTAGTTTAAGCAGTAGTGAATCGGTACCCTTGTTAACTTTACACATGTAATCAACCAATTTTATACCcgattaagggtatacgaggtattgttggtcgaagcagccaaaaaaatcgattttcataatctgaataaatatattattgaaaaataacactttggtgttttgcaagcaattattctacaaatcataatacttaatttattgttgctaatgagttatgtacgttttacaaatgagttgttgtttcagccttctttacaacataaccacaggccctacaaaagtatatctgtgatctttgaattcttctacacgctcgctatgaaatgagcaatgcaatttttgctaaagtttAATACCATTTGCAAGAATCTGTGAACTACTTTTtctctgctgcttcgaccaacaatacatcgtataacttTAAGTGGAGGCAGTGGCAAACACCTAATTCCACTCATGCTAAGATTGTGGCTTAATGGTGAATAGGTGACCCAATTTAATCCACTCAggctaaaattgaaaattttgaaaactaATTTACTACCATTGCTatcttgctcagtacctacaattactgatgttagtgatgtctattttcttatgctttttattgtttttctcctcacttttgcctatatatctcagtttcattattgccgacgtaagcctgattggaccagatctggtcgcGTACTCACCTTGCAGCATGAGGTCCCCTACGGGTTCATTCACGGCGGTGGTAACTTATTAGGGTGTTGTTTTGGAAAACAAAAAGTCTGAATTTCATTAGCAACATTATGAAGATCAAAATCAGGCTTTCACTCTCTCTATGGTATatttagggaggacagttttatggtctactgagctcagcaatgctttgctgtcttcgatagcgcattgtatcggagcggtacctggcttttatcaaagcccaaacccattaaagcctgtagcaaactcttttaggctccgctcaattgacaactctgctccgatacaacgcattgaccaaactatcgatcgaatcaattttacgaccatgcttgaattaacaaccccttgaaacctaattacaccactttatgtaaacataaacttacacacattatttactttctattgacCACAGACACGACCCGAGACATGcgtatttaatgaccacttgagtagttgataatgggtcgttatgtacttactgaacacaaaggaaattgattttagttttaccatcgaccgtgtttataatcctaatgctctgctgaacgctccgatagatatcagcaaactcgtatactgttcgcttgttcctatcgaacgttctagcgtacatgaaccattatcgaagacagcaaagcattggtgagctaagtagaccatacaAACTGTCCTCCCTTATAATAATTGCGTAGATATGAATACTCCGTGCTTCAGAGGGGACATTACGCAAATCCGGTCTTCCAAAGAGGGCCACATATGTAATTCGGTACTGAGTAAAAGGAAAAAAGGAACCAAGGAAGGCCAGCCCTAACATATGCTGACATTCTGAAACAAGATCCAAGCAACTTCAAAGAAGCAGTAACCAACCACTACCTCCAATAAACCATCATTCGCCCACCAACCTACTCGTGTGGCTCCAACTTGATTAGCTTCAACTGGAGCGTTGAGTAGTAtcgtacaagacaagacaagacaagacaagacaagacaccgGACTTGAAACAACTGACATGCAACAGCAATGCAAGACAGGAAGATATGgagggccatcacagttcgagaaCACCACTCGACATACGCAAGGTAGGACTGATTAATGGCTACCCTGTAGAGTtttcataaataaatatttacccaTGGTGCTCCGGCGGGAGAAATTGTACATGCATCATTGTTGCTGTTCCCCGCTGCTACTGCAGCAACCACTCCAGCGCCATACAAGCCCTGCATTGCTTGATCTACAGCATCATTGTGGCTCCCTCCAAGTGATAATGATGCAACGGCTGGTAAAATGCGATGGTTGGCTACCCAATCAATAcctaaaaagtgttaaaaaatgtgtccatccatatcaaaccgctcgtaaagttggcaaattgtatttcgagttacagtgcaaaatgtgcatagagGTTGTTTTCATATGTtcctaatgtttgtcctacatgtttcccattttagtgtcagtcaaacgtcaatctttaatcctatcgTTGCAGAGGATAATCAGCGTATGcttatgtatagagttagtaaatagctctagtctttgtttgctttggccaaatcctgttcaagtggttggTTAACTAATAATCAACAATGAGAGGCTGAACCTTgttgatttggggatgatttgaagtgaccgtcaatttgaagtgaccgccagtgcacggtggcctagcgaaacgggcactgactcataatcggaaggttgcgggttcgagccccggcgacgccatcgtgttgtgcccttgagtaaggcactttatctcgattactcctctcaacccaggtgtttaaatgggtaccggtattattgggaaggtaacagactcgctgtagaggaggtgcaGCGATCCACCTACAGCAACATTTACATGGAGGAATCTGGTCTAATCGCCactgaaagagagatgggcactccgatcactgtttatacaggatcgtctcctttacctttaccttactttgccaattatgacaattggatatgtaataccagcaatgtggaaaaagagaaataatgtagcaccaaaaGAATGTACTGAAGGAGAAAagttctggatattgtttgaagtcaaatgatatatcattgtaaagcttatgatatatattttctaaacacgaaaataaacaaaattgacgTGGACGGTCGAAGGAACGAATTTGAAAAgtattgtatttttaaatataaaaactcGACGTGTGTCTTGATAGTTTTGGCAATCCTTTTTTATTACCTAGTACAAATTCTGTGGCCTTAAATTTGTCAAAATCATAAAACAGATGGGCTAACACCATGAGCAAAAAAGGAACacaattcaaaaaacaaaaaaacccaaaaaacatgtTAATATAATATTCTAACAAATTACATTAAAGCCTATAACCGATAATCAGCCAATTTTCCATACGCGTGAACGGTCTTTGAGAGTTGCGTACGTCCATTACCATGCAAGAAATTAAAATCTCAGTTTATTATGACGTATATTTTTCTGTTGGGATGTTTGTTAATGTATTCATCTTGCCTAGTGTAATTAAAGGCCATTGTTTCATCCAATCATGTTCAATGGTCTGACCGACAAAAGTAGCCAAGACGCTGACGAGACGGTCGTGAAAATATACGTCCcgtggggggcacttcaatttgaaatgggtataggtgtagggctggcactttcgcactaaggggcattcggtgagagcaaaatgtaaaaaatatggggtcaatgggtgagagcttgatttttggcattcggtgagggcaaaatgtaaaaaaaatatggggtcattgggtgagaacattactttttttaatggaatctttgggtgagaaccgaaacagcgcaatataagtaacaaaatcagtgataaatgaaagttgctgttcaaattgaacttgtaagggtctttgggtgacagatcaaatggaaaaatagggggtcttcgggtgacagagaaCGTGTTCGTAAAAATATTggttctttgggtgacagcgatggtgaaaaaggggtcttaacagccgtacatatgcgtcacctccaaagttggagtgcccctcCGGGTATACGTCCCTCCTTGAAACTTCCTCTCTAAAAGATATCTTTCATATCAGAGTAtcaataaaaacagccgtctcatAATCACTAGACACTCGTCGTAAAAAACACACGGGTATCGTGCACATAAAACTTTCTACAAATTACAAGAACTCCGTCTCCTCAATGACGTTCGcaatctaatcatgctaatcgaGACTTCCATTGACTTTTAAACAGTTGTTTGAAAtcaattataatattaaattacCATCGATGATCCAACTCCAATAAATATTGCCGCTGCATGAAGCGATTCGAACTGCCCAGATAGTAGCTCCCCTAGCGACGCCGTAATGGTTAGCACCAATTGTGCCCGCACAATGAGTACCGTGACCATAGCAATCCTGTAACATCACGATAGTATTTTATTAAATAAGAAAAAAGTCATATTTTGTACCTATCGCCTTGTATTTACTTTGTTTATTTGTGTATTAACATAATAATGACACTGCCAATAATAAGACGGTAGGCACACTTTGCATAATATGACACTGCCAATAATAAGATGTTAGTCACACTTTGCAATGTACACTCATCTTGCTCCGGATTACACCAATCGTTTGGGTTACCTCTATGTATGACTAAACCACACTAACCGATACCCCTAACAAATACCCAGTCCATCACACTCTACACCCCACAggtggcacttaacacaaatgaccgtaTGGGTATGtacccccggaaagaccccctttctggatttcgcagctccaaaaggccCCCTAAGTTGACTAAAAtggagctccgaaagacccttgattctaaaagaccccaaattgCTCATTACTCATATTTCTGAgggttttttttcaggcgatttttaaCCAGAAACCCTATGAAAGACCCATATTTTTACTCCCCTTTTATCggcacgccgtcagctcccaaagacccaccacctcaaaactTTTTGATGTGCCCTTCCCGCCCCGGGCTCCACACATCCCACGCACCCAGGTAAAGGCAAGTCTAAGGCGATGCAATCAAAACAACTAGCAAagatataaacaacaaataaacagacCCCTTCTCCATCACCACCAGCGTCATATCCAAATCGAGCTCGTCCTTCGAAATATTCGTGTTGTGTGTAAATGCCTGAATCGATGACGTACACGTTGACACCTGTACCATTTCCtacacataaaatgtgaaaatgaGAAAATAAGTTATCAGACTTGCTAAGATGTTGCCCACCTAAAGTACCACCCATTGGCTGCACCAGGTGGAAAGGGTGAAAGACATTTAAGGGGACTAAACAACCGAATCTTGCCCAGTTTGAAAAAGTCAGCAAAAAAGCAACTAACTAGTCGGCAGGACAGGCCGctcctaaaagaaaacttttTGATGTATAGTGCGCTGCCTTAGTGTCTTTATTCGCTGTCTATACTTATCAGCGGTGAACCGGGCAAATTTGCAAGGTcggcaaaattacaacaaaatggtCCAGCTGACCTGCTACCAAAAATACTTTATCTGAAATCTGtcattttaatgctgaaatgggcCAAATAGGGATAAAAACTAATCCCTATTATATTATACTGGGGCCTAAAAAAGCCAAACGAAAGATGGACATCGCAAATGTTGTCGATTTTTTCCCGGTCGGCACGCGCCACCATAGTTGTGGTAACATTTTAGGGCGGCGCCGGACGGGCTGGTTTGGAAAATAGCACGTCCGATGACAAAGTAGCTCGTCTCGGACGGGTGGACGGGCGCCATTGATTGTACACACTGATCATGCATGCCTAGAATTTGAAATGTTGGGTTTAAACAGATCTGAAATACTCCTACATACCGCTGAAACTGGATTGTCCGTCCAGTGGTAGATTCCGTTGATCAATTCTATCCAATCCCCATGTCATTGATGTCTCGAACAGTGTTACATTGCCATCTTGTTGAACGTATGCTACATCTGTGAGTCGGCGGATCTTTGAATAACAAGCGAATCAccgttattgaaaatatattatctttaaaaaaaatttttgccagATTAAACATAGGTCATTACTAATCCTCTTGATTTCACCCTTTGTCTCTATTTAAATGATTGATTTTAAAGTAATATGAAGCACATTTGCAAAAACTCGGAatacataaactgaaattagttgTTTACAAGTCTTTGAGGTTGGTTGTTTTAGCATACAAAAGTGACCAAAAGTGACCTTTtgcatagcgagtggtctttctatacgtTTCCGTctttgaattctttcaaaatgttaataaagtagaaaaggttctttttcagatccaattattctggtacttactccgaaatatttcaattcctatcaggaatcttatCCGGAATTTCTGTCAGGAATTAAGATTCCTGataaggaattgaaatatttctgagtattAAAAGTACaagaataattggatctgaaacagaaccttttctactttattgaactatgaacaatcctgatgaatctgtttcaaaactttcaaaatgttgtttttgaaaacatattacaaattcggaattgcaattcaattaatacttaaatttgatgatatttatctacagagttcctatccctttctgtatagtggtcaatgcacgaggatttggtcacgcttttAGGTCTTGGTatatcgtgcccatgggtcacgtgcgcatttataaaagcgcattgatagatataaccgaagtcaCTGATTAGGTTAAGCTAAAGGGTTATGATTactaatatggagtaaaaaaaggtGCACATTTGTACATTAGTTCACCTAGTCAACTTGacaaacataatataataataaataattttgtaCATACTTGGTTGAGTGCTGTTTCAGATGTCACGCGAACACCGAACCCTTTGAGCGCACGTCTATATTCCTGTCTCACGCTAACTCCCGTAATATCGGTCAAGGCTTCTCTATCTCTATCAACGTTACCCGAATCCTGAAAACATAGAAGGATTTTTTTCGGTGAAGTGCACAAGAAGTGTTGTTTTAaagcatatacagcctgtctccaaaaaaaattgtgcaagtgaaaagcgccctctatggcaataagacattaccgttgtgacataatgcttacatcaacgtcaagggcacagtcttagctctcaaatgccgtttgttctgttcagtttgcttcttttaatctcaagatatgtttaattaacaacgaaagggtaaaatcgcaattgtgccacttttactagggaagaaggctgtacatgtaaaccaatgatagatgatgttgatgcgtctaatacactcCACCTTCGTGGCTCGTGCATAAGATGCATCATTCGGCATCAACATCATTGCGCATGCATTATGTTGTcttatttctctcccaacaagtaatatgcgctCATTAactttgcaatatttgtttgtcttttaacacgtcttgagtgacaaagaaaacagtatttaccatgataaaatcattgacatgcacgtgtatttaattttacagcacaatgtgaaatatctatttctcttttaatctgttttaagtggaaaaggagaatcatataatacctgtatcatgataaaacagtaaaaacagtaaagactatttttattgttgttattattgatgcgttcttttgatttcacgaaggaactcttgataacctagatgctatcattgatttacatgtacagtcctcttgatcttcctcagtaaaagtggcacagttgtgattttaccctttcgttgttaactaaacatattaaaacaagcaaattgaacagaacaaacggcatttgggAGCtacgactacgcccttgacgttgatgtaaacatCATGATTGacgtagagggcgtttttcacttgcactttttttttttttttgagacaggctgtagaataACGTGCATTAAATTGAATGTGACGTCATTATAAATATTCATCTTTACAATATAAAATGATTCAattaatatatataattttgGTTCGTCATTAGGAAAAGAATGACAAAGGCCAATATGTgggcaataatattattatacagggtgtaacaataaaatttgtacagttttgaaaatagaatgacacaagtatgccgcttaatttttggtttgatatttatatggctatcaagataatttctttagccaccagataagctttgacCAATAACATTGATGgcatacaagtgaagatatggccaattatgtaacctagtcttaaaaccgcttgggccacttttgtctaagtgttacaaaagtgactgaatagagttgaaccatagaccagttggacggtgctcttaggtAGTTtcaaacaatggggtattcgaagtggtaaaaatgattacataatccttgagtttttgaaagttacaactaagcactgacataacaacctcatttactagaaaacGTGGCTGCAACTCAGCAACTTCTATCCCAATTCACGTTAGAAGaccgtatttttatggttgtgacattcggtagcacatggagtcaagcagaaaccataagattgtttatagctcattttccaaactcacatcttccatcaaggcttacaattacatataactgtgagaagtatgtagaatttgttaacagaaatgctggcaatagtggtcgccccagaacagctagaagcccagctgaacttaatttcaaaagttCATTGTTTTGTACTAATGGATGCAAAAACTTTATAAGGTTTAATCAATGATATCTCAGGAATATGAGAAATCAATgtactttattttaatttgaaagaaatttcatgacttcatttatagattttaaagaaatatcgtattattattactagtattaagttcatgttaattatataaaGAAACATCACTTATAATtcgtttgtgtcagttctttaatgcacgataagtATTTTAtatgcggttcaaacttgatatgcccAAACAtagcaaaagtggcccaacacgttttctggacgatttaattaattggacataacttttgaacccaagctagtaaagaaaccaactaaacgtcttcttttagccaagatatcactgaTCAAatagcatataacatttgtgccataactcttttagtttttgcgtgagaagtcaaaatgtaattgtacaaattttattgttacaccctgtatacatgtgCTATGTGACACTGCCACTTTTCTAGGCTGTTCCTTTTATAACACGTCTAAATAGGGACGGTTTATAATAAAACGGTATTCTGTTGTCTTCATAAACGATATAACTATGATGCTATTAATCATGAGCCGCTGTGCCAACATGCCCCCGTTGTAAACATGTAGTTTTATTAAACAATTGGACGAGACGTAGACGAGACCAATAGTTTAAAACCCATACCGAGACTAATAAATATTGGATATGACATTGATAGACATGACAGTTGTTTGGTTGGATTCGTCATCTTTTTACTGCTACCTGCTGCCATGCCAGGTAAATGCCGTATACTTGTATCAAGGTGTTACAGAACTACAGGCCTCTGGGCCTCAACTATAATTCCTTCACTCGTCATTGTATTATGCATTTGTTCGttcattgtacatgtattattttttGTATCTTTATCATGCATCATTCTTATTGCATTATTCTTTGTATCATGTATTGAGTGAAAAGGTAATAAATCTATTAATCTTGGGCGTAAAGTAtcaaatttatcattattatgttttggatcccatattttcacacacttggattcatcaaaaaaataataatgattaacACTCACTTGGAATGGTTTTGTGAATAAATGCACTCATATTGTCCATGGATAAAGGAAACtaaagtttgtttttgtttttttatctccCACATAGACAAGAAGTATTTGGACTTTTTACCTCGATATATTCGAAAAACATccattctatatttttcttaccTTTAAAACAACAATATATTGGTCAGCAATAGGTCTGTCGATCCGTTTAAGAGGTGCTATGGTGGCATAGCTCAATCCAAGTACCAATACGAAACAAATCAGTAATCGCTCCATGCTATCTTCAGCCTCTAGACTAAAAATGAGCAAGGGATAGAGGAAAAATACCAATATACCACGTACTGTATAAGCGAAGTGTTCCATAAGAATTTGTGAAATTTAAACAGCCTGCGTAGCTCTGTTGGTTTAGCATCGGATTCTTCTTCCGATAGTTTGGGGTTCAGGTCCCCGTGCAGGTAGCTACGTCCGATTTTTTTCGTCTAGCGTGTCTGGCTATGCACTGTTTTTACATTGCAGGCCTAATATGACCTATATGATGTTAAAATgttctataccatttttcaccttgatgtggcagtgacgtgtgCGCGTTGAATCAGCTGTTTtactcgcgcatctatgcggcgtctttaaagggagtctccggcaatcataacattatgccttacatgttattaatataataatatcaaaCACGACGAATCACGTTGAGCAAACGCTAGCAATTTGGGGGTGAAAATGGTAAAGGGTGCTTTGCGTAGTTCTTTCTTCCCCTGGTAATACTGACAGGTTCAGAAAGCATCATTATTTTGCTCCCTTGCGCTCAGTAGCGTATCAGGCGTGTGGAAAGGGGTAGAGTGGCCCGATAAATACAACATTTTACCTTGACATGGggttaaaatagtgtaaaatttgcaattttggcgATGGCGAGCTTCGCGCGCAATTGTCCTGGTAAAATCGTTCTCGTG
Above is a window of Amphiura filiformis chromosome 7, Afil_fr2py, whole genome shotgun sequence DNA encoding:
- the LOC140157540 gene encoding aqualysin-1-like, with protein sequence MERLLICFVLVLGLSYATIAPLKRIDRPIADQYIVVLKDSGNVDRDREALTDITGVSVRQEYRRALKGFGVRVTSETALNQIRRLTDVAYVQQDGNVTLFETSMTWGLDRIDQRNLPLDGQSSFSGNGTGVNVYVIDSGIYTQHEYFEGRARFGYDAGGDGEGDCYGHGTHCAGTIGANHYGVARGATIWAVRIASCSGNIYWSWIIDGIDWVANHRILPAVASLSLGGSHNDAVDQAMQGLYGAGVVAAVAAGNSNNDACTISPAGAPWSFTVGATEHRDHRAYFSSYGSCLDIFAPGVNVLSTMIGSPRATAISSGTSMAAPHVAGAMAVALGNDPNMTPKEVWEKLKADSTSGVLQDKGALSPDRLLYVP